A single Tuberibacillus sp. Marseille-P3662 DNA region contains:
- a CDS encoding enoyl-CoA hydratase/isomerase family protein, with the protein MTHQHVLVNVNDHVMSLTLNRPDSLNAFSPDMMDGLKEAFQRAEHDDDIRAVVLSGAGRSFSAGGDVKGMGAANPVGVYEHIGELNELIQQMTELGKPIIAAIHGFTAGAGVCLAMACDQIVASEDSQFVLSFSKVGLISDGGGLFFLPRTLGTFRAKELLFNAEPIDAQKAQQWGMVNFIYSSDEWHDKAIAYANKLAQGPSQAYGFIKKIANRSLTADLKEILEVERTTQGMVSQSDDHKEGVAAFKDKRHPHFTGK; encoded by the coding sequence ATGACCCATCAACATGTATTAGTCAATGTGAACGATCATGTGATGTCGCTGACACTTAACAGACCTGATAGCCTGAATGCATTTAGTCCGGACATGATGGATGGTTTAAAGGAAGCATTCCAAAGAGCCGAGCATGATGACGACATTCGTGCAGTGGTCTTATCTGGAGCGGGACGGTCATTCAGCGCCGGGGGTGACGTGAAAGGCATGGGAGCGGCCAATCCGGTCGGTGTTTATGAACACATAGGCGAGCTTAATGAATTGATCCAACAAATGACTGAATTAGGTAAACCCATTATTGCTGCTATCCATGGTTTTACAGCGGGTGCCGGGGTTTGTTTAGCCATGGCCTGTGATCAGATTGTCGCATCCGAAGATAGCCAATTTGTTCTCAGTTTTTCTAAAGTAGGTCTGATTTCTGATGGTGGCGGGTTGTTTTTTCTTCCTAGGACCCTTGGGACCTTTCGTGCAAAAGAGTTGTTATTTAACGCTGAACCGATTGATGCACAAAAAGCGCAGCAATGGGGGATGGTGAATTTTATTTATTCATCTGATGAATGGCACGACAAAGCTATAGCCTATGCAAACAAGTTGGCCCAAGGACCAAGCCAAGCTTACGGTTTTATTAAAAAAATTGCTAACCGGTCGCTGACAGCAGATCTCAAAGAAATTCTTGAAGTTGAACGGACGACGCAGGGCATGGTCAGTCAATCTGATGACCATAAGGAGGGCGTGGCTGCTTTTAAAGACAAGCGCCATCCGCATTTTACTGGTAAGTAG
- a CDS encoding branched-chain amino acid ABC transporter permease — protein sequence MDLLLQQLLNGLTLGSIYSLVALGLTLVYGILHVPNFAHGAFYMVGAYVTFFMAASYGLNYWVAMLISMVVVAGLSVLSERLVFHPLRNAEPVHDMIAAIGIMLFLEALAQYFWGAEFRRMATPYSEVVNFFGLSTPLQRLIVIAGAIVLMLALHWFLRKTITGSAIMAMAQNREGAFLVGINGTRVLMLTFAISGVLAAVAASLFAPINLVYPSMGNLVIMKAFVIIILGGMGSIPGAIVGGVILGLGESLGATYISTDYKDIAAFLLLVVILSVKPKGLFAKGVH from the coding sequence ATGGATTTGCTTTTGCAGCAGTTGTTAAACGGTCTCACACTCGGAAGTATTTATAGTCTTGTCGCTTTAGGATTGACATTGGTTTATGGAATTTTACATGTGCCTAACTTTGCCCATGGTGCTTTTTACATGGTGGGCGCTTACGTCACCTTTTTTATGGCGGCATCCTATGGCCTGAATTACTGGGTGGCCATGCTGATTTCGATGGTTGTTGTCGCCGGGCTGTCTGTTCTTTCAGAAAGGCTCGTCTTTCACCCGCTCCGCAATGCCGAGCCGGTTCACGATATGATTGCAGCCATTGGTATTATGTTGTTCCTTGAAGCTTTAGCCCAGTACTTCTGGGGGGCGGAATTTCGGCGAATGGCCACGCCGTATTCAGAAGTCGTCAACTTTTTTGGATTATCGACTCCCTTACAAAGGTTAATTGTGATTGCTGGGGCGATAGTTCTAATGCTAGCCCTTCACTGGTTCTTGCGAAAAACGATCACTGGTTCTGCGATTATGGCGATGGCGCAGAATCGGGAAGGGGCTTTTTTAGTTGGGATTAATGGAACAAGGGTATTAATGCTGACATTCGCGATCTCAGGTGTGCTAGCAGCTGTTGCCGCTTCCTTATTTGCACCGATTAACCTTGTGTATCCGTCAATGGGAAATCTCGTTATTATGAAGGCATTTGTCATTATTATTTTAGGAGGCATGGGGAGTATACCCGGCGCAATTGTCGGAGGGGTGATTCTGGGATTGGGTGAGAGTCTTGGGGCCACTTATATTTCGACCGATTATAAAGATATTGCCGCCTTCTTATTACTTGTTGTCATTCTCTCTGTTAAGCCGAAGGGTCTCTTTGCAAAGGGGGTTCATTAG
- a CDS encoding branched-chain amino acid ABC transporter permease, whose product MIRKQWLFVVLLVIGGVLPFIVPNQYYLYVTALGFIWAIAVYGLNLITGYTGQLNLGHAGFFAIGAYTVGILTKAGMSFWMALGLGCLLTMVVGLLVGIISLRLREHYFAIFTLCVGFIIYLIIQQWDSLTGGVVGLIGVPYPEAIGPIIFENHPINMYYLILFFLLCTVFFFSRIVHSIIGRTFTAIKNSEALAQTLGISLIRNKIVAFVLSTFFAGLAGGLYAVYIRFLGAEIGHVTITFDILMYLLVGGIGTISGPIVGTLLVTWVTQYLNAWSEYRMIIFGPLLILLVIFSPKGIVGSLKGWMDNRKAKRLKATTKDSQSNIKEAG is encoded by the coding sequence ATGATAAGAAAACAATGGCTATTTGTTGTATTGCTTGTGATAGGCGGTGTTCTCCCTTTTATTGTACCTAATCAATATTATCTGTACGTGACCGCCCTTGGTTTTATATGGGCCATTGCGGTATATGGACTTAATCTCATAACAGGATATACAGGTCAACTTAATCTTGGCCATGCCGGTTTTTTTGCAATAGGCGCTTATACCGTGGGGATTTTAACAAAAGCGGGTATGTCATTCTGGATGGCCCTCGGCCTTGGCTGCTTACTAACAATGGTTGTTGGCCTCTTGGTAGGTATCATCTCCTTGCGGTTAAGAGAACATTATTTTGCTATATTTACCCTCTGTGTTGGGTTCATCATCTATTTGATCATTCAACAGTGGGACAGTTTGACAGGCGGCGTCGTTGGGTTGATTGGCGTTCCTTACCCTGAAGCCATTGGACCCATCATCTTTGAAAATCATCCGATCAACATGTATTACCTCATCTTATTCTTCTTGCTATGCACTGTATTTTTCTTTTCACGGATTGTTCATTCCATCATTGGAAGAACATTTACAGCCATCAAGAACAGCGAGGCATTAGCCCAAACGTTAGGGATTTCTTTAATTCGAAATAAAATAGTTGCTTTTGTGTTGTCGACCTTTTTTGCGGGTCTAGCTGGTGGTCTCTATGCCGTGTATATTCGGTTTCTTGGAGCGGAAATCGGTCATGTGACGATTACTTTTGATATTCTTATGTATTTGTTGGTTGGTGGTATTGGTACCATCAGTGGTCCGATTGTTGGTACGCTGCTCGTTACCTGGGTCACCCAATATCTGAATGCTTGGTCTGAATATCGGATGATTATTTTTGGCCCATTACTCATCTTACTCGTGATTTTCTCTCCTAAAGGGATTGTCGGTTCTCTTAAAGGATGGATGGACAATAGAAAAGCCAAAAGGTTAAAAGCAACAACAAAAGATAGTCAATCCAATATTAAGGAGGCCGGCTGA
- a CDS encoding ABC transporter ATP-binding protein, with product MELITEGLMKTFEGLTAVDNIDLTVEQGEITAIIGPNGAGKTTLFNLLSGFHKPTNGNVLFQGEVVTNLSANKIARLGISRTFQTTHLFEDATVLDNLIIGHRLRTKSGLWDALLKTPRLKREERQCREKAFEVLQFVEADYLASRLVHDISQEAKKRVAFALALATEPQLLLLDEPAGGVNPSETEGLAALIKKMKQSGLTVCLIEHKMDMVMDLADHIVVLNHGEKIAEGTPDEIGKNPTVIEAYLGGAYDAAHE from the coding sequence ATGGAACTGATTACGGAAGGGCTCATGAAAACTTTCGAAGGATTAACAGCCGTTGACAATATTGACCTGACTGTAGAACAGGGAGAGATTACGGCGATCATCGGCCCTAACGGTGCGGGTAAAACAACTTTGTTCAATCTGCTTAGCGGCTTCCATAAACCAACTAATGGAAACGTTTTGTTTCAGGGTGAGGTTGTCACGAACTTGTCAGCAAATAAGATCGCCAGACTTGGTATTTCCCGAACGTTTCAAACGACCCATCTTTTTGAAGATGCCACGGTTCTTGACAATCTTATCATTGGTCACCGTTTGCGAACAAAATCAGGGTTATGGGATGCGTTATTAAAGACTCCCCGGTTAAAACGTGAAGAGCGCCAATGCCGCGAGAAAGCCTTTGAGGTTCTACAATTTGTTGAGGCGGATTATCTCGCCAGCCGTCTAGTCCATGATATTTCCCAAGAAGCGAAAAAAAGAGTCGCGTTCGCCCTCGCGCTAGCGACGGAACCGCAACTCCTCCTTCTTGATGAACCGGCCGGTGGTGTGAATCCAAGTGAAACAGAAGGATTGGCGGCACTGATCAAAAAAATGAAGCAATCGGGATTAACGGTTTGTTTAATTGAACACAAGATGGATATGGTTATGGATCTCGCTGATCACATTGTTGTCTTAAATCATGGGGAAAAAATTGCTGAAGGAACACCTGATGAGATTGGAAAGAACCCAACGGTCATTGAAGCTTACTTGGGGGGTGCTTATGATGCTGCACATGAATGA
- a CDS encoding ABC transporter ATP-binding protein encodes MLHMNEVCMTYGDFQALNGINLDVHDGELVVLLGANGAGKSTIFRTISGLEKTTAGDIWFADRQISGWKPDKIVRTGLVQCPEGRKLFPHMSVMKNLIMGGYVLRKKQQAIQASIEEVFQLFPVLQDKKNLSAGSLSGGQQQMLAIGRALMARPKLLMLDEPSLGLAPLVVQQMFETIKMINQKGTMILLAEQNANAALQIANRGYVIEGGSIVTQGSRQELLENDAIRKAYIGA; translated from the coding sequence ATGCTGCACATGAATGAAGTTTGTATGACATACGGCGATTTTCAAGCATTGAACGGTATTAATCTAGATGTCCATGATGGTGAGTTGGTTGTTTTACTAGGAGCCAATGGAGCTGGTAAAAGCACGATATTTCGAACGATCAGTGGTTTAGAGAAAACGACAGCCGGAGACATTTGGTTTGCCGATAGACAAATTAGTGGATGGAAGCCCGATAAGATTGTTCGTACTGGGCTGGTTCAATGTCCTGAAGGACGGAAGTTATTCCCGCATATGTCTGTCATGAAAAATTTAATCATGGGTGGCTATGTGCTTAGAAAAAAGCAACAAGCAATACAAGCGTCTATTGAGGAGGTGTTTCAACTATTTCCAGTTTTGCAAGATAAAAAGAATCTCTCCGCCGGTTCATTGAGTGGGGGGCAGCAGCAAATGTTAGCCATCGGACGTGCACTGATGGCCCGCCCTAAATTGCTGATGCTTGACGAACCGTCGCTAGGCCTTGCACCGCTTGTTGTTCAGCAGATGTTCGAGACGATTAAAATGATTAATCAGAAGGGGACCATGATCCTATTGGCTGAACAAAATGCTAATGCTGCCCTGCAAATTGCTAACAGGGGATACGTGATTGAAGGCGGTTCAATTGTTACACAAGGAAGCAGACAGGAATTGTTAGAAAATGACGCCATTAGGAAGGCGTATATCGGTGCCTAG
- a CDS encoding long-chain fatty acid--CoA ligase, whose amino-acid sequence MQNAHFKHWPKRVPKTHTVPETTLFDNLEVTARRYPNKTAIHYYGNDMTYKQVYDETLSLAGFLQHQLGVTKGDRVLLYMQNSPQFVISYYAILRADAVVVPINPMNVANELSFYIDDTQAKVAVIGQELLKQIEPSLKTTSLTHLVVAAYSDYAGDIFSNLPDVVKEPAKGFEGTSITTWLKALSYCDQPDRHTAASDDIAVLPYTSGTTGKPKGCIHTHKTVQANAVGTCDFQQVTSDAVVLTSLPLFHVTGMEHSMNAPIFSGSAMVMMTRWNRDMAGELIQRYGCSHWTNIATMVIDFLANPNLPNFDLSSLSSIGGGGAPLPKAVGEKLYEVTGVQYAEGYGLSETISQTHFNPPDRPKLQCMGIPSFDVDARIVDPESLQELGPHQEGEVVVNGPQVFKGYWQRPEDTNRSFMTIAGQSFFRTGDIATYDDEGYYFMVDRVKRMINASGFKVWPAEVESALYKHPAVEQACVIGVPDERRGETVKACIVLNEKERGRTSAEAIIAWSKQQMAAYKYPRIVEFLEELPVSGSGKILWRKLQERERAISH is encoded by the coding sequence ATGCAGAATGCGCATTTTAAGCATTGGCCGAAACGTGTACCAAAAACACACACTGTGCCGGAAACAACGTTGTTCGATAATCTTGAAGTAACCGCCAGGAGATATCCTAATAAAACGGCTATTCACTATTACGGCAATGATATGACTTATAAGCAAGTCTACGACGAGACACTGTCACTTGCCGGATTTTTGCAGCACCAACTTGGAGTAACCAAAGGTGATCGCGTCTTACTTTACATGCAAAATTCACCGCAATTTGTCATTAGTTATTATGCTATTCTTCGGGCTGATGCGGTTGTCGTCCCGATCAATCCAATGAATGTCGCTAATGAACTGTCGTTTTATATTGATGATACACAAGCAAAGGTCGCGGTGATCGGACAGGAGTTGTTGAAGCAGATTGAGCCGTCTCTAAAAACAACTTCATTAACACATTTAGTCGTGGCTGCCTATTCGGACTATGCAGGTGATATTTTTTCCAACTTGCCTGATGTCGTTAAAGAACCAGCAAAAGGGTTCGAGGGAACGAGTATAACGACTTGGTTGAAAGCGCTGTCATATTGTGATCAACCTGACCGGCATACGGCAGCGAGTGATGATATAGCTGTTTTGCCGTATACATCCGGAACGACCGGCAAGCCAAAAGGGTGTATACATACCCATAAAACAGTTCAAGCAAATGCCGTCGGGACCTGTGATTTTCAACAAGTCACATCCGATGCTGTTGTGTTGACTTCTTTGCCATTATTTCATGTCACGGGTATGGAGCATAGTATGAATGCGCCCATATTCAGCGGTAGTGCCATGGTGATGATGACTCGCTGGAATCGTGACATGGCTGGTGAACTGATTCAACGTTATGGGTGCAGTCACTGGACGAACATCGCGACGATGGTGATCGATTTCTTAGCGAACCCAAATTTGCCTAATTTTGATCTGAGCTCTTTGAGTTCAATTGGAGGTGGAGGGGCACCGCTTCCGAAGGCCGTTGGGGAAAAACTGTATGAAGTCACAGGTGTTCAGTATGCAGAAGGATATGGTTTATCCGAAACTATTTCACAAACGCATTTTAACCCTCCGGATCGCCCGAAATTGCAATGTATGGGTATCCCATCTTTTGACGTTGATGCTCGAATTGTTGATCCTGAAAGTTTACAAGAATTGGGGCCACATCAGGAAGGGGAAGTTGTTGTCAATGGTCCTCAAGTTTTCAAAGGTTATTGGCAGCGTCCTGAAGACACCAACCGTTCATTCATGACAATAGCTGGTCAATCCTTTTTTCGAACAGGGGATATCGCGACCTATGATGACGAGGGCTATTACTTTATGGTTGATCGGGTCAAACGGATGATCAACGCATCTGGATTTAAAGTGTGGCCAGCAGAAGTGGAGTCAGCCCTCTACAAGCATCCTGCTGTTGAGCAGGCATGTGTGATCGGGGTTCCTGATGAAAGAAGGGGCGAGACGGTTAAAGCGTGTATTGTTTTAAATGAAAAGGAGCGTGGCCGGACATCAGCAGAAGCGATCATCGCTTGGTCAAAACAGCAAATGGCCGCGTACAAATACCCTCGGATTGTGGAATTTTTAGAGGAACTACCTGTCTCAGGCAGTGGTAAAATCTTATGGCGCAAACTTCAGGAGCGCGAAAGAGCAATAAGTCATTGA
- a CDS encoding long-chain-fatty-acid--CoA ligase, producing MPNKPWLVHYPDHIAKEIDIPKQSIPEILQKTARDWPHQTAISFYQQDISYQQLERSMDRFATGLQQNGIQKGDRVAMMLPNSPQFVMAYYGILRMGGIVTQVNPMLVERELEYILKDSEAKMIVVWDQLYPLVKKIQPRTQVDIVVVVSLQKHGDNDCPEVTFDDFLASDKERFSEVTIHPAEDLASLQYTGGTTGRSKGVMLTHRNLVANVVQTYEFFKDTISIGHDRFLTVIPLFHVFGMTSGMNMAVYTAATNILLPRFDLGEVLETIKNEQPTTFPGVPTMYVAIANHPDAEAYGIGSIRFCNSGSAPMPVELMKTFENRSGAEIFEGYGLSEAAPTTHCNPRFAKRKPGSVGIGLPSTDYKIVDYSDGIKEMPPGEPGELIIRGPQVMKGYWRNPEETKNTLKKGWLYTGDIATMDEEGYVSIVDRKKDLIIAGGYNIYPREVEEVLYQHPDVQEAVVVGIPDKYRGETVKAVVVLKDGSSFVEKDMLAYCRKYLAAYKAPKSIECRDVLPKTSVGKILRRQIVKEEKEKGKQTM from the coding sequence ATGCCTAACAAGCCCTGGCTTGTTCATTATCCGGATCATATTGCCAAGGAAATTGACATTCCAAAGCAATCTATCCCGGAAATCTTGCAAAAAACGGCGCGGGACTGGCCGCATCAGACGGCGATTTCGTTTTACCAGCAAGACATATCCTATCAACAACTCGAACGTTCAATGGATCGCTTTGCGACTGGTTTGCAGCAGAACGGGATTCAAAAAGGGGACCGGGTCGCGATGATGCTGCCAAATTCGCCGCAGTTTGTAATGGCTTACTACGGTATATTAAGGATGGGCGGGATTGTTACGCAGGTGAATCCTATGCTCGTGGAACGTGAGTTGGAATATATATTAAAAGATTCTGAGGCGAAGATGATCGTTGTTTGGGATCAATTATATCCGCTTGTCAAAAAAATTCAACCGCGCACACAAGTAGACATTGTTGTGGTTGTATCACTACAGAAACATGGGGATAATGACTGTCCTGAAGTGACCTTCGATGATTTTTTGGCGAGTGATAAGGAACGATTCAGTGAGGTAACGATCCACCCAGCTGAAGATCTTGCGAGTCTGCAGTATACGGGAGGAACCACCGGTCGTTCAAAAGGTGTTATGTTGACGCATCGTAATCTTGTGGCTAATGTTGTACAAACATATGAGTTTTTTAAAGATACGATTAGTATTGGTCATGACAGGTTTTTGACAGTGATTCCGCTCTTCCATGTATTCGGGATGACGTCGGGGATGAACATGGCCGTATACACTGCTGCGACAAACATTTTATTGCCACGCTTTGATCTGGGGGAAGTTCTGGAAACGATTAAAAATGAACAACCGACGACTTTTCCAGGTGTTCCCACCATGTATGTAGCGATCGCCAACCATCCCGACGCGGAGGCCTATGGTATTGGCAGCATTCGGTTTTGTAATAGCGGCAGTGCTCCGATGCCTGTTGAGTTAATGAAGACATTTGAGAACAGATCCGGGGCTGAAATTTTTGAGGGGTATGGATTATCCGAAGCCGCACCGACAACGCACTGTAATCCGAGATTTGCTAAGCGTAAACCCGGTTCTGTCGGTATTGGATTACCTTCAACTGATTATAAGATTGTCGATTATTCTGACGGGATAAAAGAAATGCCTCCAGGTGAGCCCGGTGAATTGATCATTCGCGGACCGCAGGTGATGAAAGGCTATTGGCGAAATCCTGAAGAAACGAAAAATACACTTAAGAAGGGTTGGTTATATACGGGGGATATTGCCACGATGGATGAAGAAGGGTATGTGTCTATTGTGGATCGGAAAAAGGATTTAATTATAGCTGGAGGCTACAATATTTATCCGCGTGAGGTGGAAGAGGTGCTGTATCAACATCCGGATGTTCAAGAAGCGGTTGTTGTTGGGATTCCGGATAAGTACAGAGGTGAAACTGTCAAAGCCGTCGTTGTTTTGAAGGACGGATCATCATTCGTTGAAAAAGATATGCTGGCCTATTGCCGAAAATACTTAGCTGCCTATAAAGCACCGAAATCAATAGAATGTCGAGATGTATTACCGAAGACCAGTGTAGGAAAAATCCTACGACGGCAAATCGTTAAGGAAGAAAAGGAAAAAGGGAAGCAGACAATGTAA
- a CDS encoding acyl-CoA dehydrogenase family protein: protein MHLRLNDEQKMVQKTIRKFVENELMPLEPEVLRNEREGRPGISPEKAQELQDKAKDFGFWGINTPEEYGGADLGQMMLAIVMMETSRTFVPFQFGGFADNILYYGNEAQKEQYLFPTIRGEKKSCFAITEPEAGSDTRRIQMSAVKDGHEWVLNGEKTFITNGHEADFVMVFAVTDKEKNGHGGVTCFLVDRDMGWESEYIHTMGEWGPASLIFNNVRVPEENILGELHGGYKLGLEWIGFNRWVVAARAIGAAERLLQDAIDYSKQRMTFGKPIADRQAIQWQIADSAVEIEATKGLVFNAAWTLDQGEDNRQLASMAKLFGANMGNRVIDRVLQIHGGMGYTKELPIERWYREARLWRIYDGTDEIQRMIIARNLLKGHVKIGDFI, encoded by the coding sequence ATGCATTTGCGATTAAATGATGAACAAAAAATGGTTCAAAAAACAATAAGGAAATTTGTGGAAAATGAGCTGATGCCACTTGAACCGGAAGTATTGCGAAATGAAAGGGAAGGCAGACCAGGGATTTCACCAGAGAAAGCTCAGGAATTGCAGGACAAAGCAAAGGATTTCGGATTTTGGGGCATTAACACACCAGAAGAATATGGCGGTGCAGACTTAGGACAAATGATGCTGGCCATTGTCATGATGGAAACATCAAGAACGTTCGTCCCATTCCAATTTGGCGGTTTTGCCGATAATATTCTTTATTACGGTAACGAAGCCCAAAAGGAGCAATATTTATTCCCGACAATTAGAGGAGAAAAGAAATCTTGCTTTGCCATTACGGAACCAGAAGCAGGGTCGGATACACGCCGAATCCAAATGTCAGCGGTCAAGGATGGACATGAATGGGTGCTTAATGGAGAGAAAACGTTCATTACAAATGGTCATGAAGCCGATTTTGTCATGGTGTTTGCGGTCACGGACAAGGAAAAGAATGGGCACGGCGGGGTCACTTGTTTTCTTGTGGATCGAGACATGGGCTGGGAATCGGAATATATTCATACAATGGGAGAATGGGGTCCGGCTTCTCTCATTTTTAACAATGTTCGTGTGCCTGAAGAAAATATTCTGGGTGAGCTGCACGGAGGTTACAAACTGGGACTTGAGTGGATTGGTTTTAACCGCTGGGTCGTCGCTGCTAGAGCTATTGGGGCCGCTGAGCGCCTCCTTCAAGATGCGATTGATTATTCAAAGCAGCGTATGACATTTGGTAAGCCTATTGCTGACAGACAGGCGATTCAATGGCAGATCGCTGACTCGGCCGTTGAGATTGAAGCGACAAAAGGTCTAGTATTTAACGCAGCTTGGACACTTGATCAAGGTGAGGATAACCGGCAGCTGGCCTCAATGGCCAAACTGTTCGGCGCCAATATGGGGAATCGCGTGATTGACCGCGTGCTGCAAATTCACGGGGGTATGGGTTATACGAAAGAATTGCCGATTGAGCGTTGGTATCGTGAGGCAAGGTTATGGAGGATCTATGATGGGACTGATGAAATTCAGCGAATGATTATTGCGAGAAACCTATTAAAAGGTCATGTCAAAATCGGTGACTTTATTTAA
- a CDS encoding ABC transporter substrate-binding protein produces the protein MRKNRVLMMSLVLVFALSACQPPSGAQQSSGGDGGKNVVNIGYSGPLSGGAADYGQNALNGIELAVKEINDHGGFEVDDKTYSYNLKALDDKYQPSETAKNGQKFVQQSKAPIVFTSHSGGVLALQEFNESSQFIVAAYTSEPQVTASGNPLTVRLPPSYDGYIDPFANFGMEQFGKKLGMLPTNSAYGKAWTELFKKGWQEHGGEVVAVNELDYNNDTSFNAGVSKTLSKNPDVLFVGGPSEPTALVIKEARQLGFEGGFAIMDQAKFNEIANVLGGYDMLNGSVGVMPLEDYEGPSTAAFIKNYKAEYGEVPGWEAAWNYMAVYAFSEAMKLAGTVSDAEKIRAHVEEGMKQIPEAAQVAVLNGLSDNGGWQSELTIAEIKDGEVKRLDAE, from the coding sequence TTGAGGAAAAATAGGGTTTTAATGATGTCTTTGGTTCTCGTCTTTGCATTGTCGGCTTGTCAACCTCCGAGTGGAGCTCAACAGTCATCAGGAGGAGATGGTGGCAAAAATGTTGTCAATATTGGTTATAGTGGACCATTAAGTGGGGGTGCGGCTGACTATGGTCAAAACGCTTTAAATGGTATTGAACTGGCCGTTAAAGAAATTAACGATCATGGCGGCTTTGAGGTTGATGACAAGACCTATAGCTATAATTTGAAAGCGCTTGATGATAAGTACCAACCCAGTGAAACGGCCAAGAATGGCCAGAAATTTGTACAGCAATCCAAAGCCCCTATTGTCTTTACTTCTCACAGCGGCGGGGTTCTTGCCTTACAAGAATTTAATGAATCAAGCCAATTCATTGTGGCTGCCTATACAAGTGAACCCCAAGTCACGGCGAGTGGCAATCCTTTAACGGTTCGTCTCCCGCCATCTTATGACGGCTACATCGATCCTTTTGCTAACTTCGGAATGGAGCAATTCGGCAAGAAGCTGGGTATGCTGCCGACCAATTCAGCATATGGCAAAGCATGGACGGAATTATTTAAAAAAGGCTGGCAAGAACATGGGGGCGAAGTTGTTGCGGTGAATGAACTTGATTACAACAATGATACGAGCTTTAATGCAGGGGTCAGTAAGACGCTGTCGAAAAATCCGGATGTCTTGTTTGTCGGCGGACCTTCCGAACCGACAGCTCTAGTCATTAAGGAAGCAAGGCAACTCGGCTTTGAAGGTGGCTTTGCGATTATGGATCAAGCCAAATTTAATGAAATTGCCAATGTATTAGGTGGTTATGACATGTTGAATGGTTCCGTTGGTGTGATGCCGCTGGAAGACTATGAAGGACCGTCAACTGCAGCATTTATCAAAAACTATAAAGCAGAATATGGCGAGGTTCCGGGATGGGAGGCTGCTTGGAATTATATGGCCGTTTATGCATTCTCAGAGGCTATGAAACTCGCAGGAACCGTTTCGGATGCTGAGAAGATTCGTGCCCATGTAGAAGAAGGCATGAAACAAATACCTGAAGCTGCACAAGTTGCGGTATTAAATGGATTGAGTGATAACGGTGGCTGGCAATCTGAGCTCACGATTGCCGAAATCAAAGATGGTGAAGTCAAACGCTTAGACGCCGAATAA